In Telopea speciosissima isolate NSW1024214 ecotype Mountain lineage chromosome 10, Tspe_v1, whole genome shotgun sequence, the DNA window TCAGGATGTGTGCAACACAACCCAGTCatcggatgcctcattgggtctctctctctctctctctctctccattgaaATGACCCCTACCTCTCTTGAATGATACCCATTCCACGCTTCCCATTGGTGCTGCCCTCTAGCTTACCATACATGAGTGGTGGTGTACCTATCTATctctgaaatttttattttaaaataaaactataaaatttttatcattaaatataactttaaaaaaatatttgattaAAAATTATAACTATCCAACAACTATAATTGCCATGCAACCCTTCAATGTGATGGACAAAAAgacaattttgtaatttttttttcccgtttCCTTCGTCATTTTCATACAAATGATCAACATTAGGGTaccaaaaatagaaggaaaaccCAAATAATCAATAAAGATGACCAACATTAGGGTaccaaaaatagaaggaaaaccCAAATAAACAATAAAGATGACCCTTTTCCATCCAAACGATGCCTTGTGACTTCATCCATCCAAACACTTATTTCAGAGGACAAAAATTGGTTCCTTCGGAAGCAAATTTTTGATTATTTGATGGATATTCTGAAACATGGGAAAGTTTACAAGTTATTTTAACCAAAACATTTATATTAATAACGCAACTCTTTATTATCCCTAAAACTGCCATTATGCGCTCTAATGTGTATTTAAAACTTTTAATAGCATATTAATCCTTTATTATTTATCCAGAGTTCCCTTATTACAGAGAACAAAAGAACCAAGGCATATATCTATCTCTCACCTCTCCCGTCTCTCTTCTGCTATCAATCTCCAGGTGCAGAGCGGCAAGAGCTATGGAAGCATAACTTTCACGCCAATTGAATTCCTCTGTTTCGTTTTCCTGATTGATTTGCTCCTCTCGATTCATAACCATTGAAAAGCAGCATCTTTAACGATTTACCACTTCgccctctttccctcttttttcctttaatacaGATCGATCCATCGATCGATCGATCTCGCTATAACTTTTAAGAGTTCAATTTATAGTACTCGAGGGGACATTGTTTATCAATagagataacaaaaaaaaaaaacagttttttttcttttcttttcttttggttcgATGTTGTCGGATTCTTTGTAGCATCTAAGCAGAATGGGTTCCGAACAACGAAAAGCATCTACGTCGTCCTCTTCGGTTCCGTCTGAGGATCAGTCGATCTCAACAAGTGAGTGTTTGTTTCAATTCTCGACTTGCTCTGTCATTTTGGTTTCAGTCGATTGGGTTTCCGTTATTTGTTTGATGTGGAGTTCGGTGAGTATACATTAGCAATAGCGATATGGTTAAGAGTTAGGGCTTAACTTTCCGGTATTTTGTAGtgaattctttatttatgttgtTGGCGTTGGAGAACTTTAGCTTAAGGAATTTTAGGTTTCAGGATATTCTTTGAACTTCAGTTTTGACTGCAAATCTCGGAGAAGATAGGGGAAATTAGGATTCAGATGTTGTGTCTGGTTACGGAACTTGCTAAACTCTTCACTTGAAGGAACTTAGATTTGATGAGGAAAAGCCTGAACTGATATCTCCGTTGGATTGTCATGTTGATCAGGAGGTCTCGATTTTTCAGATCTATGACTTCTTCATATAAGCAATGGGATTCAAGGACCTTGTGGTGGTGGGCTCTTAAAGGATTCTAGAGCTTACACTAAGCAGGTTTACTGGTTTAGTTACCCTCTGGGAAGAAAGAACATGATGATGCTCATGCTACTAGAATAGAGATATACATAAAAAAAGCATTCTTTCGCAGTTTGAACACTTGTGtgattagaaagaaagaatgttGATACACTCATTTTTGGCTAGAACAGTCACTCAGCATGTTCTATTATTAGTTCCTGTTCGTAGGTGGCTTACAAAGATGTCAATCTGAAATTGCAAAGGGTGTAGTGCCAAAGCTTCTACCTCTGAGCTCTCTCCCTTGCTTGTGGGttaaaaagaagagggaaactGATAGCATGCGTTAGGGCGTTTTGTTGTATCCATTTGTGCAGTTAAGTCCTGTTTCAACTTTTGCTAATATCGGTCACTTCTCAGAGGCTCAGAGATGATTCGGGCTTTGTTCCACTTGAAGCTACAGTAGTCTGTATTCCTTAtatcttaaaataaataatttctaTATCCCCTGGGATTCATATTTCATACCTGTGTACTTTATTTATTTCCGTATTATCGTAATATGGAAaactataaaaggaaaagaatatgGAAGTTGATGAATTTCTCTGAATTTCCATTTGCTGATAGACTTGCTTGTTTCTTTCAGGCCTCCGTGAGAAGCATCAGTGGGAACTAAAAAATTTGACATTGACAACCCAACCATTCAAGACGTTGAAGCTTTTCTTTTTGGCTACTATTCAATATCTGAAGCATTCCGGATTATATATTCTCACAGAAGGTGGTTCGGTTAAGCTCTTGGGTGCTCTGTTAGTAGCTGTTGGAATTCTGCTTATAGCCATTGATGGACCTCATGAAAAGGTATTGCGTTCCATAAATTATGGTATCAGCTTCTTTTCAGGAGTATGTTTGGATTTGTACAAGGACAACTGGTATCTATGTCACGCTATGATCAAGAATAAATTAGCTTTTCTAGGTGCCTTTTATAGTCTTTGGGTCTAGGGACTGTCTACTGGTTTTCTATATACTTTATGCAGAGGGAAAAAGGAACACACACACATTGCTGTTCCTACCTTTGCTATTGCCAATGTTTGTCTTGATTATTTAGAAGTCTGTGGTGTTGCATTGTTCCATTTTTCACACTAAATGAAGCTAGGAATTCTGTAATTTCAAAATGAGGATGATAGTTCTACAAAAGTTATTATTTGGGCCTAATAGGAGCATATTTAACTCCAGTCAACTCAgctaagccttttcccaactaaatcgGGTCTGCTACAAGAATTCTATTCCAACATTCAACTCTATTTAAGGTCGTGTTAGTTGTGAAGCCTTGGTTATTCATGTTTTTTCTCCCTACTTCCCAAGTCACTTTTGGCCTACCCCTTGGTCTTTTAAACCCCCTAATCTGTATCATATCACTTCTCCTTACCTCTTCCCACAAAGGCCTCCGTTGTAAATGTCCATATCACATTAGACAACGCTGCTTTAATTTATGCTCTATTGGGGCGATTCCTAGGTCACCTcgaattttttcatttttagtttttaccACTCATTCATATCagaacatcctcatttcagctacactcattttgtttttgtgtgGTTTCTTTATCACCCAACATGCAGCTCCGTAAAACATTGCTAGTCTTATAGTTGTTCTGTAgaattttccttttgagtttcaAGTTATAACGGGATGTGTCAACATTCAGCTCCATTTTCATCAATTGTGCTTTTATCTAGTTTTGATATCATGCGTCCTTTTAGTGTTCAAAGTATCATTGActtaattataattatattaTCTACTTGCTTGATGTGCTTGTGCCTTGTGCAGCATGTTGAGGAGTTTCTTCGCTATTTCCAATTTGGACTGTGGTGGGTGGCTCTTGGTGTAGCATCTTCCATTGGTCTTGGTAAGTAAATATTATATTACAAACACCTATGCATATGTATGTATTCCTGATACATGGACGTGTGTTCCTGTTGGGTTGATATCTCACTTTGGTTTCTAGGATCACATTGATTGATATGTCTTTAGCCAATTCATTAAATGCTTCATTGAACGGAATTGAATATGATCATTATCgttttttctttggatttgattactattttttattttttggtaggaTCTGGTTTGCACACATTTGTGTTGTATCTTGGTCCACATATTGCACTGTTTACAATAAAAGCCATGCAATGTGGCCGAGTTGATTTGAAGACTGCTCCGTATGATACAATTCAACTGAAACGAAGTCCATCATGGCTTCTGAAGGATTGCTCGGAGTATGGCCCCCCAGTTTTTGCATCATTACATGGTTCAAGTGTTCCACTGAGCAGCATATTGCCCCAGGTTCAATTGGAGGCTATTCTGTGGGGTCTTGGAACTGCACTTGGAGAGCTTCCTCCTTATTTCATCTCTAGAGCAGGTATCATTTCCAATTGTATGCTGGTATTTGTCACTTCTAAAatgtattttaatattatagAATCAAGAATTTCCTTGTGGAGAGGTAGTAGGGACCAGATCTACCAAGGAGATAGTACTAAAAGTTTTATGATGCTTTATGGAATTATTGGGCAAAGTTGCATACTTTCGGTTTCTGTCTTTTGCTGGTGCTGGACATTGATGCTTCAAATAGTTAAAATCTGATATGAATTGTCCTGATTAATTGACTTGGTACTGATATGAGGGTTTTAAGTCATGGATTAATACTTAAGGGAGGAGATTGATTCTTATGTTATTCATATCTTCCTGCAGCACGAGCTTCAGGAAGCAAGGTGGATGCAATGGAAGACCTGGACTCATCCTCCGCCGACAATAATGGTGTCATTGCAAGTCacttaaatcaaatcaaacgcTGGCTCCTTTCACATTCACAACACCTGAACTTTTTTACAATTTTAGTTCTTGCTTCGGTTAGCATCATTTCTCCTTCACACTATTTGTTTGGTAGAACTTTAAATACTATATTAGTATATTGTCTGTCTCTCCAGTATCTTACATGATTGAGAGAACTGTCTGAGTAGTCTGTATACTTGGGTACCATAGTAATTTAGTACATACTTGTAATCATATCAATTATGCCCAATCATCTTAAAGTGGACTCTACCTCTACTactatttttctgtttctgatttAGCTGTTGAATATTAAGTACTTTGAGAGATTATGGCCATTATCATGATCAACAGATCCTGTCCAAAATCAACTCTATCTATCTGACTTTGAGTTTTGAACCTTGTTTACCGACTATTTAATGTTTAGTGGAGTTAGTCAAATCTTGTGCAAAAGCCTCGTCATATTTCTtgcttttgtttatttgtttgctGAGTAACTAGGGGAATTTTAACCAAAAGAGAGATAGAGTGCAAGcataaaataaaacaatgaCAACAGAAGACCAAAACCACGAATCTTTATTGGAGACTACGCAGTGGGTAATGTAGaccagtcacaagtgataaccagCCCACAAGAGGATCGCAAACTTCAGGTTCAGCAACAATAAATACTTAGATCGGTTCTCAGATCTGAGGGAATTTCAGAACCATAaagtaaaaaacaagaaatcgaagaagggaagaagaagatagtgtagtctctctcagacttgggtctctcacccacggcctcttGCCGTATTAtggtctctcaccaatggcatctcatCATACTCTCTCAtagagcaaagcacaaagctatgttttgtttttttctatatctcattaatcaaattcgtatacaaggctgtagccccttacaaacttatatagaagactcaaaaacagactcaaacactgAAAAGGAaatgcctaacccaatccttaactaataaggtaatataaattgactaggaaattaaattaatgaaagaaaccgactcaaaacaggactctaactaaactaataaatcccattttcctaatttctacccatattttaagcTCATTAAATTggtccattacaaagaaaacccatgggatcaaaggcccaacacctacataaccccaatccaaaacttatttccaataaaataagccctcttgGTGACTTATCTTTATCAGTGGACAATAACTCAACAATGAAGAGTGTCTGTTGATCCCCCTAACTCATCAGCTACAGGGTTAGCAGAGTGCATCCTCCAAGATGTTGTAAAATTCCCTTGAGTGCACAAGGACCTAGCATTCCTTAGCAGAAGCAAATATCTCCAGGGCATAGATCCTTCTAATCATTACATAAAGTATTCAATGATCACATTTCCATGCACTCTTGTTGATGTTGATGGATGAGTGTTTTTGTTATCAAATCAGAAACCACGGGAAAAAGGGCTATAATCTTTTATGAAATAAGGAGGAAGCTCTCCAAGCGCAGTTCCAACAAGGACCTAGCTTTCCTTACCAGAAGCAAATATCTCCAGGGCACTTGTTGATCACATTTCCTTGGTCAGACCTAGGTCCAACAAGCAAGGAAAAAGGTTAGTGTGAGATGTTGATGCATTATAAATTGGTATAGGTTGCCTGGAGCTGAGCAAGATGATATAATTACAATGGGAAAAAAGGGGGTGTAATCTTTTAGGATGCTAACTATCAGTGATGCAGAATTTcagcaagaagagaagatggaccttttttgtgtttggttcACTTTCTTGGGTCAAGTTAGGCTTAATTTTGAAtgcccaatgggttatatgggccatgggccTAGTATTTTTGAGTTCTCTATTGTAATCGACCAATTCTATAACTCCAAATATTAGGGATATAGGTCTTGTACGGGATTAAGtagttggtttctattttggtgactTAGTAGTatctttagtttctaattttatttccttGATGTACAAGACACCACTACTACATGCATGGGCCtatttttagtagtttctatttagtACTTTCCTTTTTGGAGGTAATAGACTCCTCGTAATATTTGTAAGAGCCATAGAGTCTCACCAACAATTTTGATAATGAAAGAAGTATTGGATTTTGCCTTTgtttgctgtgagatgcagttgTA includes these proteins:
- the LOC122642852 gene encoding vacuole membrane protein KMS1-like translates to MGSEQRKASTSSSSVPSEDQSISTSLREKHQWELKNLTLTTQPFKTLKLFFLATIQYLKHSGLYILTEGGSVKLLGALLVAVGILLIAIDGPHEKHVEEFLRYFQFGLWWVALGVASSIGLGSGLHTFVLYLGPHIALFTIKAMQCGRVDLKTAPYDTIQLKRSPSWLLKDCSEYGPPVFASLHGSSVPLSSILPQVQLEAILWGLGTALGELPPYFISRAARASGSKVDAMEDLDSSSADNNGVIASHLNQIKRWLLSHSQHLNFFTILVLASVPNPLFDLAGIMCGQFGIPFWEFFLATVIGKAIIKTHIQTVFIISVCNNQLLEWIENELIWVLGHIPGLSSILPTLVDKLHMVKEKYLAGPPPVPSNIKVKKWDLSFALIWNTVVWLMLMNFFVKIVTATAQSFLKKQQEKELSVLTEAVRHSSGKSN